In Priestia megaterium NBRC 15308 = ATCC 14581, the following proteins share a genomic window:
- a CDS encoding DUF421 domain-containing protein: protein MELLIMVARTVLLYVVVLIIFRVMGKREIGELSILDLVVFIMIAEMAVMAIENPKDPLLYSILPMLTLLIIQIGLAIWSLKSNRMRNFIDGKPSIIIENGKINEHEMKRQRYNFNDLLVQLRDKNIKNVADVEFAILESSGRLSVFEKDQQSGKKGNLNLPFIIDGIIQEEHLLHEHKTTEWLKTELEKLGYSNLDKVSYCSYDNGKFFIDLVDVKQ, encoded by the coding sequence GTGGAACTATTGATCATGGTTGCGCGAACCGTGCTTTTATACGTAGTAGTTTTAATTATTTTTCGCGTCATGGGTAAAAGGGAAATAGGAGAGCTGAGCATTTTGGATTTAGTTGTCTTTATTATGATTGCTGAAATGGCAGTAATGGCTATTGAAAACCCAAAAGATCCTTTGCTGTATTCAATTCTTCCGATGTTAACGCTTCTTATTATTCAAATCGGCTTAGCTATATGGTCTCTTAAAAGCAATCGAATGCGAAATTTTATTGATGGCAAACCTAGTATTATCATTGAAAATGGAAAAATAAACGAACATGAAATGAAAAGGCAGCGATATAACTTCAATGACTTGCTCGTGCAGCTGCGTGATAAAAATATAAAAAATGTAGCTGATGTTGAATTTGCTATTTTAGAATCTTCAGGAAGGCTGTCCGTGTTTGAGAAAGATCAGCAATCAGGCAAAAAAGGCAATTTGAATTTGCCTTTTATCATTGATGGCATTATTCAAGAAGAGCATCTGCTACATGAACATAAAACGACGGAATGGTTAAAGACAGAGCTGGAAAAGCTAGGGTATTCAAACTTAGATAAGGTTTCATATTGCAGCTATGACAACGGAAAATTTTTTATAGATTTGGTAGATGTGAAACAATAA
- the spoVB gene encoding stage V sporulation protein B, producing the protein MSKFLQGTIILIIAGLITRVLGFVNRIVVARMIGDEGVGLYMMAVPTLVLVITLTQLGLPVAISKLVAEAEALGDRHKIKKILVVSLSITCTLSVLFTLGLILFAPVVAKTFFTDSRTIYPLLAIIPVIPIIAVSSVIRGYFQGKQQMKPAAYSQIIEQVVRITLIAVCTKAFLPYGIEYAAAGAMLSSVFGELASLFYMMFMFKRKKKITVRRKFFASLHAGKDTFFDLMGIALPTTGSRMIGSISWFLEPIVVAQSLAIAGVATAVATKQYGELTGFALPLLMLPSFVTVSLSTSLVPAISESLAQNQMKQIEYRLHQALRLSFVTGGLAVVVLYVFANPVMELMYGSDKAAIFVKVMAPFFIFYYFQGPLQAVLQALDLAKAAMINSFIGAAVKTSLIFLLATQPNLGIMGAGLAIVVGMMLVTLLHLSTVMKKITYKIHVFEYLRSFSVMGISGFTGHFAYMNLFTSIPLSLRTVLSIALTSIVYVLFLLLFRLITKEELNRFSVLRYFKRK; encoded by the coding sequence ATGTCTAAATTTTTACAGGGAACTATTATTTTAATAATTGCTGGCTTAATTACACGTGTACTCGGGTTTGTCAATCGAATTGTGGTGGCTCGAATGATTGGAGACGAAGGTGTGGGACTTTATATGATGGCGGTCCCCACGCTGGTATTAGTAATCACCTTAACACAGCTTGGGCTACCGGTTGCCATATCCAAGTTAGTGGCAGAAGCAGAAGCTTTAGGTGACAGGCATAAAATAAAAAAAATACTTGTCGTCTCTTTAAGCATTACGTGTACGCTTAGCGTTTTATTTACGCTCGGATTAATATTATTCGCTCCCGTTGTAGCAAAAACCTTCTTTACAGATTCACGTACGATCTATCCGCTGCTGGCGATTATTCCTGTTATTCCAATCATCGCCGTTTCGTCTGTCATCCGCGGATATTTTCAAGGAAAGCAGCAAATGAAGCCTGCTGCTTATTCTCAAATTATCGAACAAGTGGTGCGCATTACGTTAATTGCCGTATGTACAAAAGCATTTTTGCCCTATGGAATTGAGTACGCTGCGGCTGGTGCTATGCTATCTTCCGTATTTGGAGAACTAGCTTCACTGTTTTACATGATGTTTATGTTCAAGCGAAAGAAGAAAATAACGGTAAGACGAAAATTTTTTGCTTCTTTACATGCGGGCAAAGATACGTTCTTTGACTTAATGGGAATTGCTCTTCCCACGACAGGAAGCCGCATGATTGGGTCAATTTCTTGGTTTTTAGAACCGATTGTAGTAGCTCAAAGTTTAGCAATTGCAGGAGTAGCGACAGCTGTAGCAACGAAGCAGTACGGAGAATTAACAGGCTTTGCACTCCCTCTCCTGATGCTGCCTTCTTTTGTAACGGTGTCTCTATCCACGTCTTTGGTTCCCGCAATCAGTGAATCTCTTGCACAGAATCAAATGAAGCAAATCGAATATCGACTTCATCAAGCTCTCCGCTTGTCGTTTGTAACAGGCGGGCTAGCCGTTGTTGTTCTTTATGTATTTGCTAATCCGGTAATGGAATTGATGTATGGTTCTGACAAAGCTGCTATTTTTGTCAAAGTAATGGCGCCTTTTTTTATCTTTTATTACTTTCAAGGGCCGCTTCAAGCTGTTCTGCAGGCGCTAGACCTTGCAAAAGCCGCCATGATTAACAGTTTTATAGGAGCAGCGGTCAAAACATCTCTTATCTTCTTACTCGCAACTCAGCCAAATCTAGGCATTATGGGAGCTGGTCTTGCAATTGTTGTGGGAATGATGCTTGTCACTCTTTTACACCTGTCTACCGTCATGAAAAAAATCACGTATAAGATTCATGTGTTTGAGTATCTTCGCAGTTTTTCTGTAATGGGGATATCAGGTTTTACCGGACACTTCGCTTATATGAACCTTTTCACTTCCATCCCTTTGAGCTTACGAACCGTTTTATCGATTGCACTTACAAGCATTGTATACGTACTGTTTTTGCTGCTTTTTAGACTGATAACAAAAGAAGAATTAAACCGTTTTTCTGTTTTACGCTATTTTAAACGAAAATAA
- the secDF gene encoding protein translocase subunit SecDF: MVKRGRIVAFFLLVLLVFSTIGTTMTGITKDIKLGLDLQGGFEILYKVSPAKKGDVIDKKALNSTVEALRQRVDVLGVSEPSIQIEGNDRIRVQLAGVTNQKQARDLLSTQANLTFRDVNDKVLMDGTDLAQGGAKQSFDQSNQPSVSLKLKNAKKFEKITRELSQKPAPNNLIVIWLDYEEGKDSYQKEATKQNPKYLSAASVSSVLTQPDVEISGGNFTVKSATQLAELLNAGSLPVKLDELYSTSVGAQFGEEALHTTILAGIIGIGIIFLYMLFFYRLPGLIAIITLSFYVYLNLLVFDLMHVVMTLPGIAALILGVGMAVDANIITYERIKDELKTGRSVISAYRAGNRRSLATIFDANITTMLAALVLFFYGQSSVKGFATTLMIGIVLSFITAVYGTRLLMSLLVNSRWFDKKPGYFGVKKEQIHDLSKDDGTTVLPTVWDKIDFVKYRKAFFTFSSVLVIIGIISVAVFRLNLGIDFTSGTRIEIPANHTVTQAEIQREMKSLDIKTDDVVITGKSNDTGVVRVVGVLNKKEIANLKDHFKDKYGSEPNVSTVSPTVGKELAKNAMMAIVIASIGIIIYVTIRFEFYMALAAVLALLHDAFFIVTVFSLTKLEVDLTFIAAVLTIVGYSINDTIVTFDRIRENMQKFKSKTFDDLAFIVNLSLRETFTRSMNTVLTVVIAVVALLVFGSESIQNFSIALLVGLILGAYSSVFIAAQLWLVWKGKQLKREEQKEVESK; this comes from the coding sequence ATGGTTAAAAGAGGACGTATCGTTGCCTTTTTCCTCTTAGTACTGCTTGTGTTTAGTACAATCGGAACAACGATGACTGGAATTACAAAAGATATTAAACTTGGCCTCGACCTTCAAGGTGGATTTGAAATTTTATATAAAGTCAGTCCAGCTAAAAAAGGCGATGTCATTGACAAAAAGGCACTTAACAGCACGGTTGAAGCGCTGCGTCAACGTGTCGATGTACTGGGAGTTAGTGAGCCCAGCATTCAAATTGAAGGAAACGACCGCATCCGCGTTCAGCTAGCTGGTGTCACGAATCAAAAGCAAGCCAGGGATCTGTTATCAACTCAAGCAAACTTAACGTTCCGTGACGTGAACGATAAGGTGCTGATGGATGGTACAGACTTAGCGCAAGGCGGAGCAAAGCAATCGTTTGACCAAAGCAATCAGCCTAGCGTCTCACTAAAGTTAAAAAATGCGAAAAAATTTGAAAAGATCACGCGAGAGCTTTCTCAAAAACCAGCACCTAACAATTTAATTGTCATTTGGCTGGACTATGAAGAAGGAAAAGACTCGTACCAAAAAGAAGCGACAAAACAAAATCCGAAGTACCTGTCTGCAGCCTCTGTTAGCAGCGTGTTAACACAGCCAGATGTTGAGATTTCAGGTGGCAACTTCACAGTGAAAAGTGCAACGCAGCTGGCGGAATTGCTAAATGCCGGGTCGTTGCCGGTTAAATTAGATGAGCTATACTCTACATCCGTTGGAGCGCAGTTTGGGGAAGAAGCTCTTCACACGACTATATTAGCGGGTATTATTGGAATTGGAATTATATTCCTTTACATGCTGTTTTTCTACCGTTTACCGGGGCTTATTGCCATTATTACACTCAGCTTCTACGTGTATTTAAACCTGCTTGTATTTGACTTGATGCATGTGGTTATGACGCTTCCAGGTATCGCGGCTCTTATTCTCGGTGTAGGTATGGCAGTAGATGCGAATATCATTACGTACGAGCGGATTAAAGATGAACTGAAAACAGGAAGGTCTGTTATATCGGCCTACCGGGCAGGAAATCGTCGCTCACTTGCGACCATTTTTGATGCCAATATTACAACGATGTTAGCGGCTCTTGTATTATTCTTTTATGGTCAAAGTTCAGTAAAAGGATTTGCAACAACATTAATGATCGGGATTGTGCTAAGTTTTATTACGGCCGTATACGGTACGCGATTATTAATGAGTCTTTTAGTAAACAGCCGCTGGTTTGATAAAAAACCAGGCTACTTTGGCGTGAAGAAAGAGCAAATTCACGATTTAAGCAAAGATGACGGCACAACCGTTTTACCTACAGTGTGGGATAAAATTGACTTTGTTAAATACCGTAAAGCGTTCTTCACATTCTCAAGCGTGCTCGTCATTATCGGTATTATCTCGGTTGCTGTGTTTAGGCTGAACCTAGGTATTGACTTTACGAGCGGAACTCGCATAGAGATTCCGGCAAATCATACCGTTACGCAGGCTGAGATACAGCGTGAAATGAAGTCTCTTGATATCAAAACGGATGACGTAGTCATTACAGGAAAAAGTAATGATACGGGTGTTGTACGTGTAGTTGGGGTCTTGAATAAAAAAGAAATTGCCAACTTAAAAGATCACTTTAAAGATAAATACGGTTCTGAACCAAACGTAAGCACCGTTTCGCCGACAGTTGGAAAAGAACTGGCGAAAAATGCAATGATGGCGATTGTAATTGCTTCAATTGGAATTATCATCTATGTAACGATTCGATTCGAGTTCTACATGGCGCTTGCAGCCGTGCTTGCTTTGTTGCATGATGCGTTTTTTATCGTTACGGTCTTTAGCTTAACAAAGCTAGAGGTAGATTTAACGTTTATCGCCGCTGTCTTGACGATTGTTGGTTACTCAATTAACGATACGATTGTTACGTTTGACCGCATTCGTGAAAATATGCAGAAATTCAAATCCAAAACGTTTGACGATTTGGCGTTTATCGTAAATTTAAGCTTGCGTGAAACGTTTACTCGTTCAATGAACACCGTGTTAACAGTTGTGATTGCAGTTGTAGCACTTCTTGTATTCGGAAGTGAATCAATTCAAAACTTCTCAATTGCCCTGTTAGTAGGTTTAATTCTTGGTGCATATTCATCTGTGTTTATTGCTGCTCAGCTATGGCTTGTGTGGAAAGGGAAACAGTTGAAGCGCGAGGAACAAAAAGAAGTAGAAAGCAAGTAA
- the recJ gene encoding single-stranded-DNA-specific exonuclease RecJ, with protein sequence MLQSKKRWNVQECDEQLVNEFVENLNITPLVASLLLNRGMTTVEAAREFLHVDAQTFHDPFLLHDMDKAVARIQQAIDHNEKIMIYGDYDADGVSSTSVMLSALQQLGADTDFYIPNRFTEGYGPNKAAFDKINAGGYQLVITVDTGISAVEETAYARELDFDLIITDHHEPGPILPDAYAIIHPKLPGSTYPFKELAGVGVAFKLAHALLGELPEHLLELAVIGTIADLVPLVDENRLIARKGLDYLKLTKRTGIEALLSVCGVKREEITEDTIGFAMAPRINAVGRLQDADPAVHLLMTTNAEEAKGLAKEIDALNKVRQQIVNDITEEAVEFVENMYPPDENSVLIVEGEGWNAGVVGIVASRLVEKFYRPTIVLSIDSENRIAKGSARSIEGFDLFANLSKCRDILPHFGGHPMAAGMTLNSDDVEELRTRLNEQASNVLTEQDFIPITSVDTVCTTEEITLENIEQMSALAPFGMHNPKPKVLIKDVHTTSMRKIGANKNHLKLVFEDSGVSVDAVGFGLGYILDEVSPIAKVSLVGELSINEWNNMRKPQLMVEDISVDEWQMFDYRSAIDVKRFFEQVFTDQMKVVAFHDSTIDKYKSMLPMEHVVLIQDEEQAKACMFAGEQIVLLDLPPSQKWLEALFFQGIPSRIYAIFLTEEDHYFDTIPTRDHFKWFYGFLAKKGPFDLKRYKEDLAIHKGWSKETIDFMAKVFFELEFVTINNGLISLVKNSAKRDLIESATYRQKQQQIEIEKNFIYTSYVQLKNHFQDIFKRSIE encoded by the coding sequence ATGTTACAGTCAAAAAAACGTTGGAATGTTCAAGAATGTGATGAACAACTTGTTAATGAATTTGTAGAAAACCTCAATATTACACCTCTAGTAGCTTCGTTATTACTTAATAGAGGCATGACAACAGTAGAAGCGGCACGTGAGTTTTTACACGTTGATGCACAAACGTTCCACGATCCGTTTTTATTGCACGATATGGACAAAGCGGTAGCTCGTATTCAGCAAGCAATTGATCATAATGAAAAAATTATGATCTATGGAGATTACGATGCGGACGGCGTCAGCAGTACTTCTGTTATGTTATCTGCTTTACAGCAGCTCGGCGCTGATACTGATTTTTATATTCCTAATCGCTTTACAGAAGGTTATGGGCCGAATAAGGCAGCATTTGATAAAATAAACGCAGGCGGCTATCAGCTGGTGATTACGGTAGACACAGGTATTTCGGCAGTCGAAGAAACGGCGTATGCACGTGAATTAGATTTTGATTTAATTATTACGGATCACCACGAGCCGGGTCCGATTTTACCGGATGCGTATGCAATTATTCATCCAAAGCTGCCGGGAAGTACATATCCATTTAAAGAACTGGCGGGTGTAGGAGTGGCTTTTAAACTCGCTCATGCGCTGTTAGGGGAGCTTCCGGAACATTTGTTAGAACTAGCAGTGATTGGGACGATTGCTGACTTGGTTCCTTTAGTCGACGAAAACCGCTTAATTGCTCGCAAAGGTCTTGACTATCTCAAGCTCACGAAGCGCACTGGAATTGAAGCGCTGCTGAGCGTATGTGGAGTAAAACGCGAAGAAATTACTGAAGATACAATTGGATTTGCTATGGCTCCTCGCATTAATGCAGTAGGACGTCTTCAAGATGCTGATCCAGCTGTTCACTTGCTTATGACAACAAATGCTGAAGAAGCAAAAGGTTTAGCTAAAGAAATTGATGCGTTAAACAAGGTAAGGCAGCAAATCGTAAACGATATTACGGAAGAAGCCGTTGAATTTGTTGAAAATATGTATCCTCCGGATGAAAACAGCGTTCTTATTGTAGAGGGAGAAGGATGGAATGCAGGTGTTGTTGGAATTGTCGCTTCTAGGCTCGTAGAAAAGTTCTACAGACCAACAATTGTACTAAGTATTGACTCTGAAAACCGTATTGCCAAAGGTTCAGCAAGAAGTATCGAAGGCTTTGACTTATTCGCGAACTTATCTAAATGCCGTGACATTTTGCCGCATTTTGGAGGGCATCCAATGGCAGCCGGCATGACGTTAAACAGCGATGATGTAGAAGAGCTGCGCACACGTCTTAATGAACAAGCAAGCAACGTGTTAACCGAACAGGATTTTATTCCAATTACATCAGTTGATACAGTATGCACAACAGAGGAAATTACGCTGGAAAACATTGAACAAATGAGTGCGCTTGCTCCATTTGGTATGCATAACCCGAAGCCAAAAGTTCTCATTAAAGATGTTCATACAACATCTATGCGGAAAATTGGTGCTAATAAAAATCATTTAAAACTGGTATTTGAAGACAGCGGTGTATCGGTTGATGCAGTAGGATTTGGGTTAGGCTATATATTAGATGAAGTATCTCCTATAGCTAAAGTATCATTAGTAGGTGAACTATCTATTAATGAGTGGAACAATATGCGCAAACCGCAGCTGATGGTAGAAGATATCTCTGTAGATGAGTGGCAGATGTTTGATTATCGCAGTGCTATTGATGTCAAACGTTTCTTTGAGCAGGTATTCACGGATCAAATGAAAGTTGTTGCTTTTCACGATTCAACAATTGATAAATACAAGTCGATGCTGCCGATGGAGCATGTTGTTCTTATTCAAGATGAAGAACAGGCAAAAGCATGTATGTTTGCAGGGGAACAGATTGTTTTATTAGATTTGCCTCCTTCACAGAAGTGGCTTGAAGCTTTGTTTTTCCAAGGTATTCCTTCTAGAATATACGCTATTTTCTTAACGGAAGAAGACCATTATTTTGATACAATCCCAACTCGCGATCACTTTAAATGGTTCTATGGCTTTTTAGCGAAAAAGGGTCCTTTTGATTTAAAACGCTACAAAGAAGATTTAGCGATTCATAAGGGCTGGTCGAAAGAAACGATTGATTTTATGGCAAAGGTGTTTTTTGAGTTAGAATTTGTTACAATAAACAATGGCTTAATTTCGTTAGTGAAAAATTCTGCGAAACGTGATTTAATAGAATCTGCGACTTATCGCCAAAAGCAGCAGCAGATTGAAATAGAAAAAAACTTTATTTATACGTCATATGTACAGCTTAAAAATCACTTTCAAGATATTTTTAAGCGTTCGATTGAATGA
- a CDS encoding TIGR04086 family membrane protein, which produces MGAKRMSNAVFAGVATILVMALAISIIFSLILKFTSLEEQSVRLFLLILSFITLFIGGFIAGGRNGSKGLLVGGATGISYSFLMFLLQFLGYSHLFSAQQLLFHAGFIGVAILGGIVGVNIAGSREA; this is translated from the coding sequence TTGGGTGCAAAACGAATGAGCAATGCTGTATTTGCAGGAGTAGCAACAATCTTAGTGATGGCTTTAGCGATTAGCATTATCTTTTCGCTTATTTTAAAATTTACATCGCTTGAAGAACAGTCGGTCCGTTTATTTTTACTTATTCTCTCATTTATTACACTGTTTATCGGAGGATTTATCGCGGGAGGACGAAACGGTTCAAAAGGACTTCTCGTTGGAGGAGCCACTGGTATTTCTTATTCTTTTTTAATGTTTTTACTACAATTTCTCGGCTATAGTCACCTGTTTTCTGCACAGCAGCTCTTATTTCACGCTGGATTTATTGGAGTCGCTATTCTAGGGGGAATTGTTGGCGTAAACATTGCCGGTTCACGAGAAGCATAA
- the yajC gene encoding preprotein translocase subunit YajC, with protein sequence MGVLQNIWPLLLMFVIFYFLLIRPQQKRQKNVQQMQSALKKGDKVVTIGGMHGLVDAIDESQVVVRSTDGSKLTFDRNAIREVRSVD encoded by the coding sequence ATGGGTGTTTTACAAAATATTTGGCCATTACTTTTAATGTTTGTCATTTTCTATTTCTTGTTAATCCGTCCACAGCAAAAACGTCAAAAAAACGTACAGCAAATGCAATCAGCACTTAAAAAAGGTGATAAGGTTGTTACAATTGGCGGTATGCACGGTTTGGTAGACGCAATCGATGAGTCACAAGTTGTGGTTCGCAGCACTGACGGTTCAAAATTAACGTTTGACCGCAATGCTATTCGTGAAGTAAGAAGCGTAGATTAA
- a CDS encoding post-transcriptional regulator yields MTHPFISASKELIQPVLSSKMEEFHMLGYEEVTENDLLGYLEMKKWKKERELSLHQVVNDILSVKITQVMSYVTIESYKSDMFSSVNNGEDWKELLK; encoded by the coding sequence ATGACACATCCATTTATTTCAGCTTCGAAAGAACTTATACAGCCTGTCTTATCCAGCAAAATGGAAGAATTTCATATGCTTGGATATGAAGAAGTAACGGAGAACGATTTATTGGGTTATTTAGAAATGAAAAAATGGAAAAAAGAAAGAGAGCTATCTCTCCATCAAGTGGTAAATGATATTTTATCTGTTAAGATCACGCAGGTGATGAGCTATGTAACAATTGAATCTTATAAATCTGATATGTTCTCAAGTGTTAATAATGGAGAAGACTGGAAAGAATTATTAAAGTAG
- the tgt gene encoding tRNA guanosine(34) transglycosylase Tgt: MTAIRYEHIKTCKQTGARLGIVHTPHGSFETPIFMPVGTLATVKTMSPEDLKAMGAGIILSNTYHLWLRPGHEIVKKAGGLHKFMNWDRPILTDSGGFQVFSLSDLRRIEEEGVHFRNHLNGDKLFLSPEKAMDIQNALGSDIMMAFDECPPYPAEYDYLKRSVERTSRWAERCLEAHSRPQDQGLFGIVQGGEFEDLRRQSAADLVSMDFPGYAVGGLSVGEPKDVMNRVLEFTTPYLPTDKPRYLMGVGSPDSLIDGAIRGIDMFDCVLPTRIARNGTLMTSEGRLVVKNAKYAEDFGPIDPNCDCYTCQNYSRAYIRHLIRCNETFGIRLTSYHNLYFLLNLMEQVREAIREDRLGDFRDEFFEKYGFNGPDAKNF; encoded by the coding sequence ATGACAGCAATTCGTTACGAACATATAAAAACTTGTAAACAAACAGGAGCGCGTTTAGGGATTGTCCATACGCCTCACGGCTCATTTGAAACGCCTATTTTTATGCCAGTAGGCACATTAGCTACAGTAAAAACAATGTCTCCGGAAGATTTAAAAGCAATGGGAGCAGGCATTATTTTAAGTAATACGTATCATTTATGGCTTCGTCCTGGTCATGAAATTGTTAAAAAAGCGGGAGGCCTTCATAAATTTATGAACTGGGATCGTCCCATCTTAACGGATTCAGGCGGCTTCCAAGTTTTTAGCTTAAGTGATTTGCGCCGTATTGAAGAAGAAGGCGTCCATTTCCGCAACCATTTGAATGGAGACAAGCTTTTCTTATCTCCAGAAAAAGCGATGGACATCCAAAATGCGCTTGGGTCTGATATTATGATGGCATTTGATGAATGCCCACCTTATCCAGCAGAATATGACTACTTAAAACGTTCAGTTGAACGCACAAGCCGCTGGGCAGAGCGATGCCTTGAGGCTCACAGCCGCCCTCAAGACCAAGGTCTTTTTGGAATTGTTCAAGGCGGAGAGTTTGAAGATTTACGCCGTCAAAGTGCAGCTGATTTAGTTTCAATGGACTTCCCAGGTTATGCTGTGGGAGGGCTGTCAGTTGGAGAACCAAAAGATGTGATGAATCGTGTGCTTGAGTTTACGACGCCATACTTACCAACCGATAAACCACGTTATTTAATGGGAGTAGGATCACCTGACTCGTTAATTGATGGAGCGATTCGCGGGATCGATATGTTTGATTGCGTATTACCAACGCGTATTGCACGTAACGGAACGCTTATGACAAGCGAAGGTCGTCTTGTTGTTAAAAATGCAAAATATGCAGAAGACTTCGGTCCGATTGATCCAAACTGTGACTGCTACACGTGTCAAAATTATTCAAGAGCGTATATTCGCCACTTAATTCGTTGTAATGAAACGTTTGGAATTCGTTTAACATCTTACCATAACTTATATTTTCTGCTAAACTTAATGGAGCAAGTCCGTGAAGCCATTCGCGAAGACCGACTTGGCGATTTCCGTGATGAGTTCTTTGAAAAATATGGGTTTAACGGTCCAGACGCAAAGAATTTCTAG